The DNA window TTAGTGTCAATGGTAGTCTTGGATTTCTCAATTTCCAGAAAGCATCCACCTTTTTTAAAAAGGTCTCCTTTTTTTGTATCAAGTTTCTTTTTGATGATAGGAAGAAATTCTGGATTGATTTCATATCCGATGGAATTTCGCCCTAAGTTTTTTGCGGCCAACGTGGTTGTACCACTGCCTACAAAGGGATCCAAGACGGTATCTTCTACGAAGGAAAACATTTTGATTAAACGCTTGGGCAATTCTTCCGGAAAAGCGGCCAGATGCTTGTCCTGTCTTTCCCCGGGGAAATTCCAATGCCCGTAAAAATACTCGTTCCATTCTTTCGTGGTGAGCTTTGATTTTTCCTTCTGTTCTTTTGTGGCTTTGGGCGGAATTCCCATTTTTTTGAAAATTAGAATAAACTCATAATCCAATTTCACGATGCCGTTGCGCGGATAAGGAAACGAACCCATTATGGTGGCACCGCCGGTGGTGTTCGTGGTCGTTACCTTCTGCCAGATGATGGCCCCCATATAATCAAAGCCAATCGTTTCACAGAACTTTATGATTTCGGTGCGAATCGGAATGATTTTATAGCGGCCGTAATACACCGAGCGGGCAAACTGGTCGCCGATGTTCACGCACAGCCGGCAGCCGGGCGAGAGCACCCGGTGGCACTCGTTCCAAACCAGATTCAGGTTGTTGATGTAATCCTCATAGGTGTCGTTGTAGCCGATTTGCTCCTTATGCCCGTAATCTTTTAACTGCCAGTACGGCGGCGAGGTAACGACAAGTTGAACGGACTCATCCCGCACCTCCGTCATTCTCCGCGAATCGCCAATTATGATTTTATGCATCGTCATTGCTTGTCGTGATTCGGTTTGTATATTTTATTCCTCTACAAAATAGTCCCAATCAATTTTTTTGATTTCATATGAAACGTGTTTTGAAACCCCCACATCATGGTCAATCATGAGTTGAGTCAACTTCTCACCGTCAATCAGAACTATTTTGCTGTCAATTTTTGATACAAAGTCATGGGCATCATCAGAGAATTTTGAGGTTGTTATAAAAACACCCTTCCTGGCCTTGCGTCCCTGGAGGGCACCGGCAAATTTTTGAACTTCAGGCCGACCAATAATGCCATCCCATCTTTTTGCTTGGAGGTAGATTACATCTAGCCCGAGCTTATCTTCATTGATTAGGCCGTCAATTCCTTCATCCCCGCTCCCCCCGGTCGCTTTTCCAGCATCGTCTCTGAAACTACCGTATCCCATTCTCAACAATAATTCTACTACTAGCTTTTCAAAAAATTTAGGCGAAGAACTTTTGACTTTAGCGAGAAGTTCGGTGGACAAATCACGCCTTATCCTCTGGTATCCTGACTCAAGGGATTCCTCGGGTGTCTTTTCGGTTGCCTTCTCTGCTTCCCCCTCGGATTCATCTTGATCTTTTTTTACGGTCTGAAATTCGACAAACTCCGGGAAACTCCTTAAAAAAGCAACGTTTATCGTTTTTGGGTTTTTTCTTAATACATCCAATCCTCTGGAAGTGATTTTGAAATACCCCCTCTTTGTTGAATCTAAAAGGCCTGCTTTTTTTAAATACGTATGGGCCCACCCGACGCGGTTATCAAAGATTTCTTGCAAGCCACTAGGTAGGAGTTTCTTTCGATCGTCTTCTGTGACGTTAAATTCTTGCGCAAGTAATTCGATTGCCTCCCTAAGAGAATGCTCCCGCTGATCGCTGGCAAATTTCAGCAGCGGCAACATGATACTTTGATAATCTGGTATCGACATTTTGTTTTCTCTCGCCTTCCAAATTAAAGGAAATGGAAGCACTTTGCAAACAGGATCATTTTCTTTACAGGTTGCGAGATTTGCTTCCCTTATGTAGCTTATGGCGCTTGTATATGTCGTCCCATTTCGACCTCATCGTCATCGGCGCCGGGCATGCGGGCTGCGAGGCGGCTTTGGCCGCGGCCCGAATGGGGGTGGAAACCGCCCTTTTCTGCCAGTCGAAGGAAACCATCGCCCGGATGAGCTGCAACCCGGCCATCGGCGGCCAGGCCAAAGGCCAACTGGTCAAGGAAATCGACGCGATGGGGGGCGAAATGGCCAAAGTGACCGACCTTGCCGGCCTCCAATGGAAAATTTTGAACCGCTCCAAAGGCCCGGCCGTCTGGTCCTCCCG is part of the Verrucomicrobiia bacterium genome and encodes:
- a CDS encoding DNA methyltransferase, whose amino-acid sequence is MTMHKIIIGDSRRMTEVRDESVQLVVTSPPYWQLKDYGHKEQIGYNDTYEDYINNLNLVWNECHRVLSPGCRLCVNIGDQFARSVYYGRYKIIPIRTEIIKFCETIGFDYMGAIIWQKVTTTNTTGGATIMGSFPYPRNGIVKLDYEFILIFKKMGIPPKATKEQKEKSKLTTKEWNEYFYGHWNFPGERQDKHLAAFPEELPKRLIKMFSFVEDTVLDPFVGSGTTTLAAKNLGRNSIGYEINPEFLPIIKKKLDTKKGDLFKKGGCFLEIEKSKTTIDTNSEIKKLPYIFKDPIKFEKKVDLKKLRFGSKIDGKEKPNGNLYAVRKIEAPDRVKLDTGLIVRLLGIKPIQEKKAEAEAYLANLLKGQKVFLKFDQQKYDEKANLLGYLYLKNKTFINQHLIKSGLVKVDTAHEYLAKSKFLRVAFSLGNGA
- a CDS encoding restriction endonuclease; its protein translation is MSIPDYQSIMLPLLKFASDQREHSLREAIELLAQEFNVTEDDRKKLLPSGLQEIFDNRVGWAHTYLKKAGLLDSTKRGYFKITSRGLDVLRKNPKTINVAFLRSFPEFVEFQTVKKDQDESEGEAEKATEKTPEESLESGYQRIRRDLSTELLAKVKSSSPKFFEKLVVELLLRMGYGSFRDDAGKATGGSGDEGIDGLINEDKLGLDVIYLQAKRWDGIIGRPEVQKFAGALQGRKARKGVFITTSKFSDDAHDFVSKIDSKIVLIDGEKLTQLMIDHDVGVSKHVSYEIKKIDWDYFVEE